From a region of the Daphnia pulicaria isolate SC F1-1A chromosome 1, SC_F0-13Bv2, whole genome shotgun sequence genome:
- the LOC124311752 gene encoding speckle-type POZ protein-like: MSASQESNNEAAGAATSQTDQQAEDTLPVGFSRPIASNWCHSMSQLVKVDFEWTIHHVLRYELNRQGVVISEPFSAQEIPNCKWMLQALFASNQQSGVVVKLSSATPAGASLSRILIPVRVKFAIVNKMREKVSQKELNWPRGTELPCTLNTFHLVDMSNNRQEDLLIDNAHLAIYCEIETWVAKAALTGRTENFRDQPLFNDDELIQHLGGLHQTMKFSDVTFTIRGCKFEAHKAILSARSPVFAAMFDHETAENLSHQVKINDVDPEVFQELLRFVYTGRIPVIKMKTLTTGLLAAAGKYLLGSLMTACEKLLEAERTELSSQFPERGDDHRWMEHGETGSLHLAV, from the exons atgagtGCCAGTCAAGAATCAAATAACGAAGCTGCTGGTGCCGCTACGTCACAGACTGATCAGCAGGCCGAAGACACGTTACCTGTTGGTTTTTCCCGGCCGATTGCAAGCAACTGGTGCCATTCCATGTCTCAGTTGGTCAAAGTGGATTTCGAGTGGACCATTCACCACGTTCTGCGCTACGAGTTGAATCGACAAGGAGTTGTAATATCGGAGCCATTCTCAGCTCAAGAAATTccaaattgcaaatggatgTTGCAAGCTCTTTTCGCCTCCAATCAACAATCGGGTGTGGTCGTCAAGCTCTCTTCGGCCACTCCCGCCGGTGCCAGTTTATCCCGAATTCTAATCCCAGTTCGAGTCAAATTTGCAATCGTCAACAAAATGCGCGAGAAAGTCTCGCAGAAGGAACTCAATTGGCCGAGAGGCACTGAATTGCCTTGCACTCTAAACACTTTTCATCTGGTTGATATGTCCAACAACAGACAGGAGGATTTGCTGATTGACAACGCCCATCTGGCCATCTACTGCGAAATCGAAACTTGGGTGGCCAAGGCGGCGCTAACGGGCCGGACGGAGAACTTTCGCGATCAGCCCCTATTCAACGACGACGAGTTGATCCAACATCTAGGCGGATTGCATCAAACCATGAAATTCAGTGACGTCACTTTCACCATTCGCGGCTGCAAGTTTGAGGCCCACAAGGCCATTCTATCTGCCAGAAGTCCCGTCTTCGCCGCCATGTTCGATCACGAAACCGCCGAGAACTTATCTCACCAAGTGAAAATCAACGACGTGGACCCGGAAGTGTTTCAAGAACTGCTCCGTTTCGTCTACACGGGCCGGATACCTGTCATCAAAATGAAGACGCTGACGACTGGACTTTTGGCGGCTGCCGGGAAATATCTTCTCGGGAGTCTGATGACGGCCTGCGAAAA ATTACTTGAAGCGGAACGCACTGAACTTTCTTCGCAGTTTCCCGAACGAGGTGATGACCACAGATGGATGGAGCACGGCGAAACGGGATCACTCCACTTGGCTGTGTGA
- the LOC124323345 gene encoding solute carrier family 66 member 3-like, producing MADLYSLSLSFANISKTVLCVVLKVPQIISLVNSKSTTGLSLSGTLLELTSFTIGLCYNVFSGYALSSYLEYPILVGQVLLLLALLLHYSRRIGPKWLAAFGVYSAVVYALSTGMFPGALLVTLMSLCTPLSAASRLVQIRTMHFSQNSESVSVLTWSIAVYTCVMRIFITLDRGFDAPLLANYSVSLILNLAVITLALKLRRPSKKDEKIE from the exons ATGGCTGATTTGTATTCATTATCACTCAGCTTtgccaacatttcaaaaactgTTTTGTGTGTCGTTTTAAAGGTGCCACAGATCATTAGTTTGGTGAACAGCAAAAGCACGACTGGATTGAGTCTATCCGGCACTCTACTTGAATTGACTTC ATTTACTATTGGGCTCTGCTACAATGTATTCAGCGGTTACGCACTTTCGTCCTATTTGGAGTATCCGATTCTTGTTGGGcaagttcttcttctgttgGCCCTTTTACTCCATTACAGTCGACGAATCGGTCCGAAATGGTTGGCCGCATTTGGAGTTTATTCAGCCGTCGTCTACGCCTTGTCCACAGGCATGTTTCCTGGCGCTCTGCTAGTCACGTTGATg AGTCTCTGCACGCCGTTATCTGCGGCGAGTAGACTGGTCCAAATTCGAACTATGCACTTCTCTCAAAACTCGGAGTCTGTCAGTGTTTTGACTTGGTCAATCGCCGTCTACACGTGCGTCA TGCggatttttattactttggatCGCGGTTTCGACGCTCCGCTGTTGGCCAACTATTCAGTTAGTTTGATTCTTAATTTGGCCGTGATAACTTTGGCGTTGAAACTGAGACGGCCGTCGAAGAAAGACGAGAAAATCGAGTGA
- the LOC124311623 gene encoding collagen alpha-1(I) chain-like isoform X2 yields the protein MKTSVLAFFIMVWMMKQSQTYPTQPTMRQPQFKITDDEFNWYKPVAVILKPASKRDLQQRLLQVNVDEFLLASYPPSLLPPWPFVQDYSALFRRWINYQSSDRLRDVYRRYELAGDVERRLTSLARMGLVAIPKVTKINRQRSGNNRNQEQPMPEQRKKGKDKLPPPWLYELVGPPGPAGKDGVNGKDGRDGIPGAIGPPGPQGLMGPPGQNGMNGSPGSQGPPGIPGAQGVQGSQGPQGSDGKDGSDGTHGKDGTPGAAGPSGTPGQNAKDGRDGSAGPPGAPGQPGTAGQNGKDGVDGKDGQDGAPGAPGPPGKDGQDGRPGTYGQDGQDGSVGAAGPSGVAGLSGAAGVSGPAGVPGIPGTPGTPGVQWPSSSIG from the exons ATGAAAACAtcg GTGTTGGCCTTTTTCATCATGGTGTGGATGATGAAGCAGTCTCAAACGTATCCAACGCAACCGACAATGCGTCAGCCACAGTTCAAAATTACCGACGACGAATTCAATTGGTACAAGCCGGTTGCAGTTATCCTGAAACCAGCGTCGAAAAGAGATTTGCAACAGCGACTGCTTCAGGTTAACGTCGATGAATTCCTGTTAGCGTCTTATCCACCATCTCTACTTCCACCTTGGCCATTTGTCCAAGATTATTCGGCTTTATTCCGCCGCTGGATTAATTACCAATCGAGTGACAGATTAAGGGATGTGTACAGAAGATACGAGTTAGCTGGTGATGTCGAGCGTAGATTAACATCTCTGGCCAGGATGGGACTCGTTGCCATTCCGAAGGTGACGAAAATCAATCGCCAAAGAAGTGGAAATAACCGAAATCAGGAACAACCGATGCCAGAACaaa GGAAAAAGGGTAAAGACAAACTGCCACCTCCGTGGTTGTATGAACTCGTCGGACCTCCTGGACCAGCTG GAAAAGACGGTGTCAATGGGAAGGATGGTAGAGACGGAATTCCCGGAGCAATTGGTCCGCCCGGACCTCAAGGTTTAATGG GTCCCCCTGGGCAAAATGGAATGAATGGCTCACCGGGTTCTCAAGGCCCTCCCGGAATACCTGGTGCTCAAGGAGTTCAAGGGTCGCAAGGCCCACAAG GGAGCGACGGAAAGGATGGTTCCGATGGAACGCACGGGAAGGATGGGACTCCTGGTGCTGCTG GGCCTTCTGGTACACCAGGACAGAATGCAAAAGACGGAAGAGATGGATCAGCTGGACCACCCGGTGCACCAG GTCAACCAGGAACTGCCGGACAAAATGGGAAGGATGGTGTTGACGGGAAAGATGGTCAAGACGGAGCTCCGGGTGCACCAG GTCCTCCTGGAAAAGACGGCCAAGATGGAAGGCCCGGAACGTATGGCCAAGATGGTCAAGATGGATCGGTAGGAGCAGCCGGGCCTAGC
- the LOC124311623 gene encoding collagen alpha-1(I) chain-like isoform X1, giving the protein MKTSVLAFFIMVWMMKQSQTYPTQPTMRQPQFKITDDEFNWYKPVAVILKPASKRDLQQRLLQVNVDEFLLASYPPSLLPPWPFVQDYSALFRRWINYQSSDRLRDVYRRYELAGDVERRLTSLARMGLVAIPKVTKINRQRSGNNRNQEQPMPEQNVRSRTANPYDFFSGKKGKDKLPPPWLYELVGPPGPAGKDGVNGKDGRDGIPGAIGPPGPQGLMGPPGQNGMNGSPGSQGPPGIPGAQGVQGSQGPQGSDGKDGSDGTHGKDGTPGAAGPSGTPGQNAKDGRDGSAGPPGAPGQPGTAGQNGKDGVDGKDGQDGAPGAPGPPGKDGQDGRPGTYGQDGQDGSVGAAGPSGVAGLSGAAGVSGPAGVPGIPGTPGTPGVQWPSSSIG; this is encoded by the exons ATGAAAACAtcg GTGTTGGCCTTTTTCATCATGGTGTGGATGATGAAGCAGTCTCAAACGTATCCAACGCAACCGACAATGCGTCAGCCACAGTTCAAAATTACCGACGACGAATTCAATTGGTACAAGCCGGTTGCAGTTATCCTGAAACCAGCGTCGAAAAGAGATTTGCAACAGCGACTGCTTCAGGTTAACGTCGATGAATTCCTGTTAGCGTCTTATCCACCATCTCTACTTCCACCTTGGCCATTTGTCCAAGATTATTCGGCTTTATTCCGCCGCTGGATTAATTACCAATCGAGTGACAGATTAAGGGATGTGTACAGAAGATACGAGTTAGCTGGTGATGTCGAGCGTAGATTAACATCTCTGGCCAGGATGGGACTCGTTGCCATTCCGAAGGTGACGAAAATCAATCGCCAAAGAAGTGGAAATAACCGAAATCAGGAACAACCGATGCCAGAACaaa ACGTGCGTTCCCGAACAGCCAATCCTTACGATTTCTTTTCAGGGAAAAAGGGTAAAGACAAACTGCCACCTCCGTGGTTGTATGAACTCGTCGGACCTCCTGGACCAGCTG GAAAAGACGGTGTCAATGGGAAGGATGGTAGAGACGGAATTCCCGGAGCAATTGGTCCGCCCGGACCTCAAGGTTTAATGG GTCCCCCTGGGCAAAATGGAATGAATGGCTCACCGGGTTCTCAAGGCCCTCCCGGAATACCTGGTGCTCAAGGAGTTCAAGGGTCGCAAGGCCCACAAG GGAGCGACGGAAAGGATGGTTCCGATGGAACGCACGGGAAGGATGGGACTCCTGGTGCTGCTG GGCCTTCTGGTACACCAGGACAGAATGCAAAAGACGGAAGAGATGGATCAGCTGGACCACCCGGTGCACCAG GTCAACCAGGAACTGCCGGACAAAATGGGAAGGATGGTGTTGACGGGAAAGATGGTCAAGACGGAGCTCCGGGTGCACCAG GTCCTCCTGGAAAAGACGGCCAAGATGGAAGGCCCGGAACGTATGGCCAAGATGGTCAAGATGGATCGGTAGGAGCAGCCGGGCCTAGC